The genomic DNA GTTCCGAGGTTCTGCAGCCGCTTCGCAAGCGCCATGTCGGGGCTCCTTTCGCCAAAGTCAGCTTAACTTGTCCCTCTTTAGAGCGCAGCGGTTTTGGTCGGCTCGGACCGGCCATCGCCGAACGGTCGCCGGGGCGCGTCCCGACGTCGCAGGCCAGCCGCGTCGAGGTGCTCGCGCGCCGAACGATTCGCCCCGTTGTGGCCGAAGCTACGAGCCGCGTGCGCATCGCGCAGCCGATTCCAGGCAATAGGTTGGACAAATACACCTGTTCACCGGAGAGGCCGAGATGACCGACCTACACCCCCAGCTCCAGCCCGTCTACGAGACCGTCCTGCGACGCAATGGCGGGGAGTCCGAGTTCCATCAGGCCGTCCTCGAGGTGCTGGAGAGCCTGAACCCGGTCGTGGACAAGCGCCCCGAATACGTGCAGGCGTCGATCATCGAGCGCATCTGCGAGCCGGAGCGCCAGATCATCTTTCGGGTGCCCTGGATCGACGACACGGGCCACGTGCAGATCAACCGCGGCTTCCGCGTCGAGTTCAACTCGGCGCTCGGGCCCTACAAGGGCGGCCTGCGCTTCCACCCCAGCGTCTACCTCGGGATCATCAAGTTCCTGGGCTTCGAGCAGATCTTCAAGAACGCCCTCACCGGGCTGCCCATCGGCGGCGGCAAGGGCGGCTCGGACTTCGACCCCAAGGGCAAGTCGGACGGCGAGATCATGCGGTTCTGCCAGTCCTTCATGACCGAGCTCTACCGTCACCTCGGTGAATACACCGACGTGCCCGCCGGCGACATCGGCGTCGGCGGCCGCGAGATCGGCTACCTGTTCGGCCAGTACAAGCGCATCACCAACCGCTACGAGGCCGGCGTCATCACGGGCAAGGGCCTGACCTGGGGCGGCTCGCAAGTGCGCAAGGAAGCCACCGGCTACGGGCTGGTCTACTTCGCCGACGAGATGCTGCGCGCCGACCACACCGACTGGGACGGCAAGCGCGTGGTCGTCTCCGGCTCGGGCAACGTCGCGATCTACGCCGCCGAAAAGGTCATCGAGCTGGGCGGCACCGTCGTGGCCATGTCCGATTCCGGCGGCTACATCGTCGACGACGCCGGGGTCGACCTCGAACTCATGAAGGAGGTCAAGGAGGTCCGCCGCGGCCGGATCAGCGACTACGCCGAGGAACGGGGGGTCACGTACGTCGCGGGCGGCGAGGTCTGGAGCGTTCCCTGCCAGGTGGCCCTGCCCTGCGCCACCCAGAACGAGCTGGGCGACTCGGGCGCGCGCGAGCTCATCAAGAACGACTGCCGCATCGTGGCGGAGGGCGCCAACATGCCGACCACGCCGTCGGCGACCCGGTTGCTGCGCGAGGCCGGGGTCAAGTTCGCCCCGGGCAAGGCGGCCAATGCCGGTGGCGTGGCCACCTCCGCCCTGGAGATGCAGCAGAACGCGTCTCGCGACAGCTGGTCGTTCGAATACGCGGACAACCGGCTGAAGGAGATCATGCAGAACATCTTCGGGTCCTGCATGATGACCGCCGAGGAATACGGCATGCCGGGCGACTACATCGCCGGGGCCAACATCGCGGGCTTCACGCAGGTCGCGGACGCCATGCTCGCGTTCGGCGTGATCTAGCGCCGGCGCGGTTCGCCCCGGCGTACCGTCGAACGTATGGGCTGGCGGGAGGCGGTTCGCCGAGGTTCCCACGCGGGGAGGCCGCGGTCGCATCACCACGTCCCGGATCGGCGGCGCCCGGTCGAGCGCTACCTGCCCGGGTACGTCGTGCTGCGGCGCTACGACCGCCGCTGGCTGCGCGGCGACCTCCTCGCGGGCATCACGGTGGCCGCCTACCTGATCCCGCAGGTGATGGCGTACGCCGAGGTGGCGGGGCTGCCCGCGGTCATGGGGCTGTGGGCCTGCCTCGGCCCGCTGGTGGTCTATGCCTTCGCGGGCACCTCGCGGCAGCTGTCGGTCGGCCCGGAGTCCACCACCGCCCTGATGACGGCCGTGGCCTTGGCGGGCGTTGCCGGGGCACTCGGGGGCGACCGCCGTGCCGACGTGGCGGCCACCCTGGCCCTCCTGGTGGGGCTCTTCTGCGTGCTCGGGGGGCTCGGGAGGCTGGGCTTCCTGGCCGGGCTGCTGTCCCGGCCGGTGCTGGTCGGCTACATGGCGGGGATCGCGGTCCTCATGATCGCGAGCCAGTTGGGCAAGATCACGGGTCGCAAGATCGCCGCCGACGGGGCGCTGGGCCAGGTCGCCGACGCCGCCAGCCACCTCGACCAGATCCACGTCCCGACGCTGGTCATGGCCATCATGTCGGTGGTGGCGCTGTTGCTCCTGCGCCGCTTCGTCCCCCTGGCGCCGGGGCCGCTGGTCGTGATGCTCGCCTGCGCGGCCGCCGTGGCCTGGACCCCGCTGCGCGAGGCGGGGCTGCGGACCGTCGGCGCCGTACCGGCCGGCCTGCCCGCGCCGCGCCTGCCCGACCTGACGGGGATCTCGGTCGGTCAGCTCGTGCCCGCGGCGCTCGGGCTGGCGATCGTCGGCTACAGCGACAACGTCCTCACCGGGCGGGCGCTCGCCGAGCGCCGCAAGGAGCGCATCGACGCCAACACCGAGTTCACGGCCCTCGGGCTGGCCAACATCGCCGCCGGCCTGACCCACGGCTTCCCCGTCAGCAGCTCCGGCAGCCGTGCGGTGCTCGGCGACTCGATGGGCAGCCGCACCCAGCTGTACTCCCTCGTCGCCGTCGTCGGGATCGTGCTGACGATGTACGTCGGCGGGCCGGTCCTCGCGGCGTTCCCGACGGCGGCGCTCGGTGCCGTGGTGGTTTACGCGGCGCTGCGCCTCATCGACGTGCCCGAGTTGCGCCGGCTGTGGCGCTTCCGGCTCAGCGAGCTGTGGCTCGCCGTTGCCACGGGCGCCGGGGTCGTCGTCTTCGACGTGCTCACCGGGATCGGCATCGCGATCGTGCTGTCCGTGATCGATTTGCTGCGTCGCATCGGCGACCCGCACGACGGGGTGCTCGGCTACGTCCCGGGCCGCGCCGGGATGCACGACATCGACGACTACCCGACGGCCCAGCAGATCCAGGGGCTGATCGTCTACCGCTACGACAGCCCGCTATTCTTCGCCAATGCCGACAACTTCCGGCGCCGGGCGCTGGAGGCGCTCGACGAGGGCGTCGGCGAGCCCGAGTGGTTCGTCCTCAACGCGGAGGCCATCAACGAGATCGATCTCACCGCGCTCGACGCGCTGGAGAGCCTGCGGGCGGCGCTCGCGGAGCGCTGGGTCACGTTCGCGATGGCCCGCGTCAAGCACGAGCTGGCCGACGACCTGGCCAAGGCGGGATTCACGGACCGGGTGGGGGAGCAGTACGTCTTCGCCACGCTGCCGAGCGCCGTGCACGCCTACGTCGCGTATTTCACGGCGCGGCACGGCGCTCCGCCGCCGGGGCTGCCGGACCCGCTGCCCCCGATCCACCCCGAGGTTACGCAGGGGCCGGGTCCGGGCCAGTGAGGCCGGCGGCGCGGCTTGCCTTCCTGGCCCGGCCGGCTCGCCCGCTGCCCCGGCTCCTGCGTTCAGCCCCTACGAGGCGACGGCCTCGGCGAGCCGGGCCAACGAGGACTCCAGCTGCTCGGCCGACAGCACCGGGAACGACAGGGTCTTGAGAATGCCCTTGTCGGTGACCTTGCTCCAGTCATAGGTCAGCGTCACCTCGGTGGCGTCCGCGCCCTGGGCCGCCAGCTCGTAGACGAACTCCCAGCCGCCGGGTGCGCCGTCGTTGTAGCCCACCATGCCGGGCATCCAGGCGAGGAGCTTGTTCTCGGCGTACCCCGTGACCCGGTTGTCCATCTGGTAGTCGTTGAACCGCTCGTTGTGCATGTTCATCCGGAACACCTGGCCGTTGGCGGTGATCCGGTCGGTCTTCTCGTCGGAGACGATCATTCCGGTGCCGTCGATGAGCGCGTGGTTCTGCGGGTCGGAGAGCACCCGGAAGATGTCCTTGGCGGGGGCGTCGATGACGCGGCTGACGGTGATCTTCTGGTCATCACTCATGCGGGCCAGTCTTGCGGACCGCGGGATCCCGCGCCACGTCGCGATGGCCGGCCTTGGCGCCGTGCGCCTTGCGGTGCGGCTCGGCCAGTACGCGGTCGCGGGCGGCCAGCACGTGCCGCCGTACGGCGTCCTGCGCCTCCTCCCGGGAGCCGTCCGCGAACGCGCGCGTGATGCGGTCGTGCTCGGCCACGGTGCGGTCCGCCTCGGCGGGTTGGAGGGTGGCCAGCCGGGTCATCCGCAGCGGCGACGTCGCCAGCCGCCCGGTCATGTCCCGCAGGTAGCGGTTGTCGCAGTGCTCGCCGAGCACCCGGTGGAAGGCCATGTCCGCCTCCATGCACCGTCGGATCAGTACCGCCCGCGCGCCCGGCGCCGCGACCTGCGCCTCCGCGGACAGCGCGAGGCCACGTACCAGCTCGGCATGGGTCAGTGCGGCGAGGGTGAGCGCCGGGACGACGTGCTCGCGGTGGGCGTAGGCCCGCTTGGCGGCAGCGACCTCGACGAGGACGCGGGCGTCGAAGTACTCCCTGACCTGGCCGGGGTCCATCGGCGAGACCACCCGATAGCCGCGCATCGCGGACCGCTCGATCAGCGAGGTGCCCTCCAGTCGGGCCAAGGCCTCCCGGACCGGCGTCTGGGAGACCCCCAGGCGCATGGCCAGCGAATCGATGCCGACGGGTCGCCCGGGCGCGATCTCCCCGCCGAGCAACATCGCGAGCACCGCGTCGTACACCTCGTCCTGCAGCGCACGGCGAATCACCGGCGTGGCAGGGGAGCGCGCGGACATGCCCGCCATCGTGGGGGGAAGCCTCGCCCCCGCACAAGGGGGCATCCATCCCTGGGCCTGGCAGCCGCGAGGATCGGCGAGAATCGCCGGTTACGGGCCCGCCTAGAGAATCGGCACCCGCGCCCGGATCGGCGCGACCGTCCCGAGGTCGGCCTCGGCGAGGAGCAGCCCCTCCTCGTGGCCCAGCCGCCCGCAGACGCGCCCCAGGGGGTCGGCCAGCACGGACCGGCCGATGCCGAGCGGGTCGGCGCCCTGCGGCGGACGCCAGGCCATCCCACAGGCGAGCAGGTAGGCCTGCGCGTCCATGGCGCGGGCCCGGGTCAGCAGGTCCCACTGCTCGGCCTTGCCCGGCCCGTCGCCCCAGGAAGCGGGCACCAGGATCAGCTCGGCGCCGGCCCGGCCCAGCTCCGTGAACTGCCCGGCGAACCTGAGGTCGTAGCACGTCGCCAGGCCCACCCGGGCGCCGGCGACGGTGGTGGTCACCAGCTGGTCGCCCGGGGCGACGGTGTCGGATTCCCGGCTGCCGAACGCGTCGTACAGGTGGATCTTGGCGTAGCTCACCTCGCCGTCCGGGCCGGTCAGCAGCAGCGTGTTGTGGACCCGGCCACCCGGGGCGGGGGTGAACATGCCGACGACCAGGGCGATCCCGAGCCGGCCCGCGGCGGCCCGCACGCCGCTCGCGAACGGGCCGTCGAGCGGCTGGGCCACCGACGCCAGCGCGGTGCCGAAGCACGCCATGCTCGCCTCGGGGAAGACGACGATCTGGGCCCCGGCGCCGGCGGCGCGTTCGGCGGCCGCGACGATCGTGCGCAGATTCGTCTCGGGGTCCTCGGTGGCGGCAATCTGTGCAGCGGCGAGGCGCAGGTGGGGTGAATTCATGGCCGATCTCCTGTAATACAAGGGGTATGCCGAACGTGCCCAGCGGACGCGACCGGGCGTACGAATACTTGCGCGCCGAGCTGTTGTCCGACCCCGACCTGCCCGGCACGTTCATCAACGAACAGCACGTGGCGGAGGCGGTCGGGGTCTCCCGCACGCCCGTGCGCGAGGCGCTGCTCATGCTCTCGGCGCAACACCTGGTGCAGCTCGTGCCGCACCGCGGGGCCTTCGTGCCGACCCTGACGGGGGCGCAGGCCAGTCAGGTCTTCGCGGCGCGCGAGATGATCGAGCAGTGGTGTGCCCGCGCGGCGATCGCGCGGGGCCGGGCCCCGGTGGCCAAGATGCGCGCGGCAGTGGAGATCCAGCGCGGGCTCAGCGGCGACGCCAAGGCATTCATCGAGGCCGACCGGGACTTCCACGCCCTGCTGATCGCCTCGGCGGGCAACGACGTCGTGGACGACATGTACGAGGGGCTGCGCGTCCGGCACGTCCTGATCGGGGTCACGGCGGTACGCCGACCGGGCGCGCGACTCGAGGACGTCCTGGCGGAGCACGTGGCGATCGTGGACGGCCTGGAGGCCGGCGACCCGGCGCTGGTGGACGCGGCCATCTCGGCCCACCTGGAGGCGACCCGGCGCCGGCTCGTCGGCAGCTGAGGGGATCATCGGCATCCCGGCGGTCAGCCCCGACGTTCGGCGGCCGCCGGCGCGTGATCCTCCAGCACCAGGTCGGCGTCGTCCACGACGGCCCGGCCCATGGCGAGGCCGATCAGGGTGATCGCGCAGGCCGCGGCCACCCACACGCCGATGAGCCAGCTGTTCTTCCAGTCCTTGTCGAACAGCGCGAACATCGTCGGGGCGAGGCCGCCCGCGAAGATGCCGGCGAAGGTGTAGGCCAGCGAGCTGCCGGTGTAGCGCAGCCGGGCGTGGAACTGCTCGGCGATGTGGGCCGCCTGGGGGGCATACATGAAGCAGTGCAGCAGCAGGCCGACGATGACGCCGGCGAAGGCCAGGGCGAAGTTGCGGGTCTGCAGCATGCCGAGGAACACGAAGATCCAGATCCCGCCGAGGATCGCCGCGACGGCGTACAGCTTCTTGCGTTCGATCCGGTCCGAGACCCACCCGGCGAACGGCATGCAGAAGATCTGCAGGAACGCAGCGCTCATCGTGCAGGTGATCGCCTGGGCGTAGGTGAGCTTGTTGGGCCCGGACTGCAGCCAGGTGATGACGTAGACGGCGAAGAAGGCGTAGAGCACGTCGGGACCGAAGCGCACCAGGATGGCGCCGATCAGCGCCCGCAGCTGGGTCCGGAAGACCTCGGTGACCGGGGCCTTCGGGGCCTCGCCCTGCTCGGCGAGGCGCTGGAAGACCGGGGTCTCCTCGAGCTTGTGCCGGATGTAGAGCCCGAAGCCGACGAGCACGAGGGAGAGCCCGAACGCGAGCCGCCAGCCCCAGGACACGAACGTCTCGGTGCTCATGGTGGCCGTCATGATCAGGACGAGCCCGTTGGCCAGGAAGCTGCCCAGGGGCACGCCGGTCTGCGCGGCGGAGGCCCAGAGCCCGCGCGTCCCGGGGCGGGCGAACTCGCTGGACAGCAGCACCGCGCCGCCCCACTCGCCGCCGACGCCCACGCCCTGCAGGAAGCGCATGGTGACCAGGAGGATGGGCGCCCAGAGGCCGACGCTGCCGTACGTCGGCAGGACGCCGATCGCTGCCGTGGCGAGGCCGATGAGCAGCAGGGTCCAGACCAGGACCCGCTTGCGGCCGATCACGTCGCCGAGGCGGCCGAAGAAGACGCCACCGACGGGGCGGGCCAGGTAGCCGGCGCCGTAGATCATGAACGCCTTGACGGTGTCCATCGCGGGGTCGTCGCCCGCGAAGAAGAGCTTGTTGAAGACGGTTCCGGTGACGGCCCCGAAGAGCGCGAAGTCGTACCACTCCAGCGCGGTTCCGGACAGGCTGGCGGCGAAGGCCTTGTGCAGGGCCCGGCGCTCCGTGGGCGTGTGGGCCCGGTGCGCGGAGGTCTGTGTGGAGGTCACGAAGCGCTCCCCTTTCGAAACGAGTCACGTCATACTCGTTGTATACAGTCGTCCAGGGCAATACCCTGGCGGGAATTGTTACCGGGCGAGGCGTCGATAACGGCGCATCCAGGAGGGGTCATGGGAACACTGCGGTTTCGGGTGGCGGGTGCCGACGGCGGCACGCAAGAGGTCGAGGTGCAGGTCAGCCGCGTGCTGAACGGCGGCTACGCCGGTCGCGACACGGCGGAGGTGCAGGCACACATCGACGAACTGGCCGAACTCGGCGTGCCGGGCCCCGATCGGATCCCCACGATGTATCCGCTGTCGGACTACCTCGCGGTGCAGGGCGAGCGGGTCGCGGTGCCGCACGACCGCACCTCCGGCGAGGCCGAGTGGGCGCTGGTGGTCCCGCAGGACGCCGCGGGTCCCGCCGACTACCTGGTCACGGCGGCCTGCGATCACACCGACCGGGCGCTGGAGACCCACGGCGTCGCCTGGTCGAAGCAGTCGGCCCCGGACTTCCTCGGCGACGTCGCCTGGCGCTGGGGGGACGTCGCGGAGACGTTCGACGCGTTCACGCTGCGCGCGTGGGTCACCGGGCCGGAGGGGGAGCGGCTGATCCAGGACGGTACGCCGGCGCAGCTGCTCGGCCCCGGCTACTGGATCGACAAGCTCGGTGCCGCGGAGCTGCTCCAACCAGGCACGATCTTCATGAGCGGGACGATCCCGATGATCGCGGGGGTGGATCAGTTCGCGGACGGGTGGCGCGTCGAGCTCGCCGACGCCAGCGGCACGGTGAGCCGCGTGACCTACCGCGTCGAGCAGCTCCCGGACGCCTGGGACTGACCGGAACCGGTTGGCCTGTCGGCCCGTTGGGGCTCAGCTTGGGTCGTTGCCTGGCGATGGGGGAGCTGCGGGGTGCAACACAGCGCCCCCCTATCCGCGCGGGGTGACGACGCTGAACCGGTGGCAGTGGTGGCTACGGCACGGGCCGGCAGCACTGCGTCACGCCTTCGACCGGACCGCACTGGGACGGACGGCGCAGCGGCTGCGCGGCTGGGCGCTCACGCCCGCCGGCTGGGATCCGTTGATGACGGTGATGTACGTCGCCGCCATGCTCGTCGGCCGGTCGACCGCGGTCGCGGGCGGACCCAGCATAGTGTGGCCCGCCGCCGGCGTGTCGATGGTGTGGCTGTATCCGCACGCGCGGCACCGGTGGCGCCGCGGGTGGCGCGCGGTCGCCCTGCTCGTCGCGTCGACGGTCTGCGTCAACCTCGCGACGGCGGCCTCGCCGAAGGCCACCGCCGTCTACTGCGTCGCGAACTCCGCGATGGGCATCGTCTCGGCGGAGATCCTGCGCCGCGGGAGCAACTGGGACTGGTACGCCCGGCTCGACACCCCGGCCAAGCTCTACAAGCTGTTTCTCGCCTGCCTCGGCGGCGGCCTCGCAAGCGGGCTGGTCGGCTCCGCCCTGTTGCGGCTCTTCGTGACCTCCACCTGGATGTCGCCGGTCGAGTGGGGCATGCGCAATACGGCGGGGGCGCTGATCTTCGGGCTGCTGTGGTACCGGCTCATCAGCCACGGCGTACGCGTGCTGGACAAGCCCCGACCGGTGGTCTACCTCACCGTCGTCGTCGCCACCGTCGCCGCCTACCTCCTCGTCGTGGGGCTCGGTGACGACGTCCTGCTCTTCCTGCTCGTGCCGG from Austwickia sp. includes the following:
- the gdhA gene encoding NADP-specific glutamate dehydrogenase; the encoded protein is MTDLHPQLQPVYETVLRRNGGESEFHQAVLEVLESLNPVVDKRPEYVQASIIERICEPERQIIFRVPWIDDTGHVQINRGFRVEFNSALGPYKGGLRFHPSVYLGIIKFLGFEQIFKNALTGLPIGGGKGGSDFDPKGKSDGEIMRFCQSFMTELYRHLGEYTDVPAGDIGVGGREIGYLFGQYKRITNRYEAGVITGKGLTWGGSQVRKEATGYGLVYFADEMLRADHTDWDGKRVVVSGSGNVAIYAAEKVIELGGTVVAMSDSGGYIVDDAGVDLELMKEVKEVRRGRISDYAEERGVTYVAGGEVWSVPCQVALPCATQNELGDSGARELIKNDCRIVAEGANMPTTPSATRLLREAGVKFAPGKAANAGGVATSALEMQQNASRDSWSFEYADNRLKEIMQNIFGSCMMTAEEYGMPGDYIAGANIAGFTQVADAMLAFGVI
- the sulP gene encoding sulfate permease, translated to MGWREAVRRGSHAGRPRSHHHVPDRRRPVERYLPGYVVLRRYDRRWLRGDLLAGITVAAYLIPQVMAYAEVAGLPAVMGLWACLGPLVVYAFAGTSRQLSVGPESTTALMTAVALAGVAGALGGDRRADVAATLALLVGLFCVLGGLGRLGFLAGLLSRPVLVGYMAGIAVLMIASQLGKITGRKIAADGALGQVADAASHLDQIHVPTLVMAIMSVVALLLLRRFVPLAPGPLVVMLACAAAVAWTPLREAGLRTVGAVPAGLPAPRLPDLTGISVGQLVPAALGLAIVGYSDNVLTGRALAERRKERIDANTEFTALGLANIAAGLTHGFPVSSSGSRAVLGDSMGSRTQLYSLVAVVGIVLTMYVGGPVLAAFPTAALGAVVVYAALRLIDVPELRRLWRFRLSELWLAVATGAGVVVFDVLTGIGIAIVLSVIDLLRRIGDPHDGVLGYVPGRAGMHDIDDYPTAQQIQGLIVYRYDSPLFFANADNFRRRALEALDEGVGEPEWFVLNAEAINEIDLTALDALESLRAALAERWVTFAMARVKHELADDLAKAGFTDRVGEQYVFATLPSAVHAYVAYFTARHGAPPPGLPDPLPPIHPEVTQGPGPGQ
- a CDS encoding polyketide cyclase, which translates into the protein MSDDQKITVSRVIDAPAKDIFRVLSDPQNHALIDGTGMIVSDEKTDRITANGQVFRMNMHNERFNDYQMDNRVTGYAENKLLAWMPGMVGYNDGAPGGWEFVYELAAQGADATEVTLTYDWSKVTDKGILKTLSFPVLSAEQLESSLARLAEAVAS
- a CDS encoding GntR family transcriptional regulator, with the protein product MSARSPATPVIRRALQDEVYDAVLAMLLGGEIAPGRPVGIDSLAMRLGVSQTPVREALARLEGTSLIERSAMRGYRVVSPMDPGQVREYFDARVLVEVAAAKRAYAHREHVVPALTLAALTHAELVRGLALSAEAQVAAPGARAVLIRRCMEADMAFHRVLGEHCDNRYLRDMTGRLATSPLRMTRLATLQPAEADRTVAEHDRITRAFADGSREEAQDAVRRHVLAARDRVLAEPHRKAHGAKAGHRDVARDPAVRKTGPHE
- a CDS encoding carbon-nitrogen hydrolase family protein translates to MNSPHLRLAAAQIAATEDPETNLRTIVAAAERAAGAGAQIVVFPEASMACFGTALASVAQPLDGPFASGVRAAAGRLGIALVVGMFTPAPGGRVHNTLLLTGPDGEVSYAKIHLYDAFGSRESDTVAPGDQLVTTTVAGARVGLATCYDLRFAGQFTELGRAGAELILVPASWGDGPGKAEQWDLLTRARAMDAQAYLLACGMAWRPPQGADPLGIGRSVLADPLGRVCGRLGHEEGLLLAEADLGTVAPIRARVPIL
- a CDS encoding GntR family transcriptional regulator, whose protein sequence is MPNVPSGRDRAYEYLRAELLSDPDLPGTFINEQHVAEAVGVSRTPVREALLMLSAQHLVQLVPHRGAFVPTLTGAQASQVFAAREMIEQWCARAAIARGRAPVAKMRAAVEIQRGLSGDAKAFIEADRDFHALLIASAGNDVVDDMYEGLRVRHVLIGVTAVRRPGARLEDVLAEHVAIVDGLEAGDPALVDAAISAHLEATRRRLVGS
- a CDS encoding MHS family MFS transporter produces the protein MTSTQTSAHRAHTPTERRALHKAFAASLSGTALEWYDFALFGAVTGTVFNKLFFAGDDPAMDTVKAFMIYGAGYLARPVGGVFFGRLGDVIGRKRVLVWTLLLIGLATAAIGVLPTYGSVGLWAPILLVTMRFLQGVGVGGEWGGAVLLSSEFARPGTRGLWASAAQTGVPLGSFLANGLVLIMTATMSTETFVSWGWRLAFGLSLVLVGFGLYIRHKLEETPVFQRLAEQGEAPKAPVTEVFRTQLRALIGAILVRFGPDVLYAFFAVYVITWLQSGPNKLTYAQAITCTMSAAFLQIFCMPFAGWVSDRIERKKLYAVAAILGGIWIFVFLGMLQTRNFALAFAGVIVGLLLHCFMYAPQAAHIAEQFHARLRYTGSSLAYTFAGIFAGGLAPTMFALFDKDWKNSWLIGVWVAAACAITLIGLAMGRAVVDDADLVLEDHAPAAAERRG
- a CDS encoding DUF2848 family protein — protein: MGTLRFRVAGADGGTQEVEVQVSRVLNGGYAGRDTAEVQAHIDELAELGVPGPDRIPTMYPLSDYLAVQGERVAVPHDRTSGEAEWALVVPQDAAGPADYLVTAACDHTDRALETHGVAWSKQSAPDFLGDVAWRWGDVAETFDAFTLRAWVTGPEGERLIQDGTPAQLLGPGYWIDKLGAAELLQPGTIFMSGTIPMIAGVDQFADGWRVELADASGTVSRVTYRVEQLPDAWD